Proteins from one Anopheles nili chromosome 2, idAnoNiliSN_F5_01, whole genome shotgun sequence genomic window:
- the LOC128730804 gene encoding toll-like receptor Tollo, whose protein sequence is MEFVKLTLAVLLLLAFVTVTTMARSSSLTSRSDSAPRGCKWQRILDDTGEDEATVTTVLSCKLKTIGGTDTLMRNLTSYQIDRINALRLECSDILFFESSLEANQHSGAFLGSLRRLRDLKIEYCKIKYVPSMVLATLRDLRSLSLRTHNTDWSAMNLEFHPESFRGLTELKRLDLADNNIWSLPTDVFCPLFSLRHLNLTRNRLTDVSQLGFSDWGSGPTAPGKACNTGLEVLDLSHNDLLALPDNGLSSLRSLSVLMLQDNLLTALADRSFVGLGSLKVLNMSSNKLVALPPETFQSTRELRQIYLQNNSLSVLAPGMLEGLDRLEILDLSHNELTSEWVKRNTFAGLKRLVVLEIAHNALTKLDRHVFRELYSLQILNLEANAIESIADSAFADLKNLVALTLSHNRLKRIEQHHFAELYVLNQLYVESNAIESLHGRALENLTNLNDLNLNDNRLEEIPAGLGKLRFLKSLDLGKNRISSVSNASFEGLEQLLGLRLVENRITNISRDAFVTLSSLHVLNLASNRIRHIDQSAFSSNPTIRAIRLDANELEDISGVFTSLPALVFLNVSDNAIRLFDYSHFPVSLEWLDMHQNNVTELGNYFDLSNLQIKMLDVSFNRLTAVDARSIPDSIETLFLNNNALEEVAAGTFLAKRSLEKVVLYGNYLRKLEIGALALTRVPDDRDVPAFYLGDNPIHCDCTMEWLQGINKLAHLRQHPRVMDLDTVLCTMEHDRGASIRPLVDLRPHDFLCRYETHCFATCHCCEFDACDCKMTCPDRCSCYHDHTWKANVVDCGGADYTEVPEHIPMDASTIYLDGNELRQLASHQFIGKKKLEVLYLNGSNIRDVHNRTFNGIPSLRVLHLEGNYIGELRGFEFDQLTNLNELYLDHNAIAYVGERTFANLRFLEAVDLSDNRISEFRPWQAFAAASETGSLARVALDGNRWRCDCESLRRLQRWIRTVKGTFELQRMICSDSRVVGDAIASCESAGGASVGGTGDLAIGDGGDGEGPPAVHRTVLLGHGGLIGGGYVPLLAAVLVAIIGTALIVALACVFRQDVRLWAHARYGVRLVKDPIIVGRKETDTDDRLYDCYLVHSVHDSDFVGRLLGAELQLHGYSVCLHHRDVHPGAFLADSLQGAADAARKLLLVVSMNFLQTEWSQPQFRVALQSVIESIRPGHRRHKIVLVLTAPVEIVAMDPIMHLLIRTCTVACWGERKFWDKLRYALPDVPKDRAPAKLGDITRSPANLRYTPAPTSLEQWCKISPGVAVGGAIDASGVPVMAGVPPTAPPVPVSIPPQSTPSQSTCNTEDESSSSASSQHYEAPMSQHSHYNMSRSSASLGHVYSTIPETPQMGRNGRAYFV, encoded by the coding sequence ATGGAGTTCGTGAAATTAACGCTtgcggtgttgctgctgctagcgTTCGTCACCGTCACCACGATGGCTCGCTCTTCCAGCCTAACGAGCCGGTCAGATTCGGCACCACGCGGTTGCAAATGGCAGCGTATCCTTGACGACACCGGCGAGGACGAAGCGACCGTCACGACGGTGCTGTCCTGCAAGCTAAAAACGATCGGCGGAACGGACACGCTGATGCGGAACCTAACCAGCTACCAGATTGACCGCATTAACGCGCTCCGGCTCGAGTGCAGCGACATCCTGTTCTTCGAGAGTTCCCTCGAAGCGAACCAGCACTCGGGGGCGTTTCTCGGGTCGCTGCGACGCCTGCGAGACCTTAAGATCGAGTACTGCAAGATCAAGTACGTGCCTTCGATGGTGTTGGCGACTCTGCGCGATTTACGGTCGCTTTCGCttcgcacacacaacaccgACTGGTCGGCGATGAACCTGGAGTTCCATCCGGAGAGCTTCCGTGGGCTGACCGAGCTGAAGCGGCTCGATCTAGCCGACAACAACATCTGGAGTCTACCGACGGATGTGTTCTGTCCGCTGTTTTCCTTGCGACATCTTAATCTCACGCGGAACCGCCTGACGGATGTGTCTCAGCTTGGGTTTTCGGATTGGGGCAGTGGCCCAACGGCACCGGGAAAAGCGTGCAACACCGGTCTCGAGGTGTTGGACCTTTCACACAACGATCTGCTCGCACTACCCGACAATGGGTTGTCATCGTTGCGATCGCTAAGCGTGTTGATGCTGCAGGACAACCTACTGACGGCGTTggccgatcgatcgttcgttggACTCGGTTCCCTAAAGGTCCTCAACATGTCCAGTAACAAGCTGGTGGCGTTGCCACCCGAAACGTTCCAATCGACACGTGAACTGCGTCAGATCTACCTACAGAACAACTCACTCTCCGTGCTTGCCCCGGGTATGCTCGAAGGGCTCGATCGGCTCGAAATCCTGGACCTTTCGCACAACGAACTAACGTCGGAGTGGGTCAAACGGAACACCTTCGCCGGGTTGAAGCGACTCGTCGTGCTCGAGATCGCGCACAACGCGCTCACCAAACTCGACCGGCACGTGTTCCGGGAGCTGTACAGCCTGCAGATCCTGAACCTGGAAGCGAAcgcgatcgaatcgatcgcgGACAGTGCGTTCGCGGATCTCAAGAACCTGGTCGCGCTGACGCTTTCCCACAACCGGCTGAAGCGCATCGAGCAGCACCACTTCGCGGAACTGTACGTGCTCAACCAGCTGTACGTGGAGTCGAACGCGATCGAGTCGCTGCACGGGCGTGCCCTCGAAAATCTCACCAACCTGAACGATCTCAACCTGAACGACAACCGGCTCGAGGAAATCCCGGCCGGGTTGGGTAAGCTGCGCTTTCTGAAGTCACTCGATCTGGGGAAAAATCGCATCAGCTCGGTGAGCAACGCGTCGTTCGAAGGACTCGAGCAGCTGCTTGGCCTGCGGCTGGTTGAAAATCGCATCACGAACATCTCGCGGGATGCGTTCGTGACGCTGTCCTCGCTGCACGTGCTTAACCTCGCGTCGAACCGCATCCGGCACATCGACCAGTCCGCGTTCAGCTCGAACCCAACGATCCGTGCGATTCGGTTGGACGCGAACGAGCTGGAAGACATCAGTGGGGTGTTTACGTCCCTGCCGGCGCTCGTCTTCCTGAACGTGTCCGACAACGCGATCCGGTTGTTTGACTATTCGCACTTTCCGGTGTCGCTCGAGTGGCTCGACATGCACCAGAACAACGTGACTGAGCTGGGGAACTACTTCGATCTGAGCAACCTGCAGATCAAGATGCTCGATGTGTCGTTCAATCGGCTAACGGCGGTGGATGCTCGCTCGATCCCGGACAGCATCGAGACGCTGTTTCTGAACAACAACGCGCTCGAGGAGGTCGCCGCTGGGACGTTCCTTGCGAAACGTTCGCTCGAGAAGGTCGTCCTGTATGGGAACTACCTGCGGAAGCTGGAAATTGGTGCGCTCGCGCTCACACGCGTCCCAGACGATCGTGACGTGCCGGCGTTCTATCTCGGGGACAATCCCATCCACTGCGATTGTACGATGGAGTGGCTGCAAGGCATCAACAAGCTGGCCCACCTGCGGCAACATCCACGCGTGATGGACCTCGATACGGTTCTGTGCACGATGGAGCACGATCGTGGGGCCAGCATCCGGCCGCTCGTTGATCTCCGGCCGCACGATTTCTTGTGCCGGTATGAAACGCACTGTTTCGCCACCTGCCACTGCTGTGAGTTTGACGCGTGCGATTGCAAGATGACGTGCCCGGATCGATGCAGCTGCTATCACGATCACAcgtggaaagcgaacgtgGTCGATTGCGGTGGTGCGGATTACACCGAGGTCCCGGAACACATCCCGATGGACGCGTCCACCATCTACCTGGACGGGAACGAGCTGCGGCAGCTCGCGAGCCACCAGTTCATCGGCAAGAAGAAGCTCGAGGTGTTGTACCTGAACGGGAGCAACATCCGGGACGTGCACAATCGCACGTTCAACGGCATCCCGAGCCTGCGCGTGCTGCATCTCGAGGGTAACTACATCGGCGAGCTGCGCGGGTTCGAGTTCGATCAGCTGACGAACCTGAACGAGCTGTACCTCGATCATAACGCGATTGCGTACGTCGGTGAGCGGACGTTCGCGAACCTGCGCTTCCTCGAGGCGGTCGATTTGAGTGACAATCGCATCAGCGAGTTTCGCCCGTGGCAAGCGTTTGCGGCTGCCAGTGAAACGGGCTCGCTGGCACGGGTCGCTCTCGATGGCAACCGGTGGCGGTGTGATTGTGAGTCCTTGCGGCGGCTTCAGCGGTGGATCCGCACGGTTAAGGGCACGTTCGAGCTGCAACGGATGATTTGTTCCGATAGCCGCGTTGTCGGTGATGCGATCGCATCCTGTGAGTCTGCTGGGGGCGCTAGTGTCGGAGGAACTGGTGATCTTGCaatcggtgatggtggtgatggtgaaggACCTCCAGCTGTCCACCGGACGGTGCTGCTTGGTCACGGTGGACTCATCGGTGGTGGATACGTGCCACTGCTAGCAGCCGTTTTGGTCGCGATCATCGGCACAGCCCTAATCGTAGCGCTTGCGTGCGTTTTCCGACAGGACGTCCGGCTTTGGGCACACGCTCGGTATGGCGTACGGCTCGTAAAGGATCCCATCATCGTGGGACGTAAGGAAACGGACACGGACGATCGACTGTACGATTGTTACCTCGTACACAGCGTGCACGATAGCGATTTCGTTGGGCGTCTGCTCGGTGCAGAACTACAACTCCACGGGTACTCCGTGTGCCTGCACCATCGAGACGTCCATCCGGGTGCGTTCCTTGCCGATTCACTGCAAGGTGCTGCTGATGCCGCACGGAAACTCCTGCTCGTCGTGTCGATGAACTTCCTGCAGACGGAATGGTCCCAGCCGCAGTTCCGTGTCGCACTTCAATCCGTCATCGAGAGCATCCGGCCAGGACATCGGCGGCACAAGATCGTCCTTGTGCTAACGGCCCCAGTCGAGATCGTGGCGATGGATCCGATCATGCATCTGCTCATCCGCACGTGTACCGTTGCGTGTTGGGGCGAGCGTAAGTTCTGGGATAAATTGCGGTACGCGCTTCCCGATGTCCCGAAGGATCGTGCTCCTGCGAAACTCGGTGACATTACGCGTAGCCCGGCTAATCTCCGGTACACACCCGCACCGACGTCGCTCGAGCAGTGGTGCAAGATCAGCCCAGGTGTAGCTGTGGGTGGTGCGATCGACGcttccggtgttccggtgATGGCCGGTGTACCTCCAACGGCACCACCCGTACCGGTTTCGATTCCACCGCAGAGTACACCGTCACAGAGCACGTGCAACACCGAGGATgaatcgtcgtcgtcggcgtcctCGCAGCATTACGAGGCGCCAATGAGCCAGCACAGCCACTACAACATGAGCCGCTCCAGTGCCTCGCTTGGTCACGTGTACTCCACGATACCGGAAACGCCCCAGATGGGCCGCAACGGTAGAGCTTATTTCGTGTAA